The following coding sequences are from one Hydra vulgaris chromosome 04, alternate assembly HydraT2T_AEP window:
- the LOC136078995 gene encoding uncharacterized protein LOC136078995 isoform X2: MGKVLHSQRLNEAPLSPWIVAECSGKLVCAHCNCVAGLAEACTHIAAVLFWIDITVKMQESKTVTYYKSYWLPPNSPAQLTPKRLCEIDFRSSITKKRILVKGLEDDPNDCSISALVCSTIKKSVKKSTHQELIVFFNRLFKASYLNNP, translated from the exons ATGGGAAAg GTGCTTCATTCACAACGCCTTAATGAGGCCCCACTAAGTCCATGGATTGTTGCAGAATGTAGTGGTAAACTTGTATGTGCACACTGTAATTGTGTGGCAGGTCTTGCTGAAGCATGCACACATATTGCTGCAGTTCTTTTTTGGATTGACATAACTGTAAAAATGCAAGAATCTAAAACAGTAACTTATTATAAATCTTACTGGCTACCACCAAACTCTCCAGCACAGTTAACACCAAAACGTTTATGTGAAATCGATTTTCGATCAAGCATAACCAAAAAACGAATATTAGTCAAAGGTTTGGAAGATGACCCAAATGATTGCAGTATTTCTGCATTAGTTTGTTCTACCATTAAGAAATCTGTTAAAAAGTCAACACATCAAGaactaattgtattttttaataggcTTTTCAAAGCCAGTTATCTTAATAATCCCTAA